The segment TGAGCGCAAGTCGGACTTCACTTACGCCAGTCTGACTTCGCCCATTCACTCCGGATACATGCCTGGCACGAGCAACGGCATCGGTTGGCCGTTGCGCTCGCTCATGAATTTGATGAATTGCAGGATCGGATCATTTGCCATTTGCGTTTTGACGCCCGGTAATCCCGGACTGAAATTGAACAGGCCTTTGGAGGCGGGTATTTCGACCACTTCGATTTCGTGACCAGGGTCAATTCCGGCGCGCTGCTGCGCAATGGCCAGCGCCGTCAGCATGCCGCCGACTTCATCCACCAGGCCATTGGCTTTGCCATCAATGCCCGAAAAAATGCGGCCTTCGGCAATGTCCTTCACCTGCGCAACAGACATGCCGCGGCCTTGCGCAACTTTGGCAACAAACGTTTCATAGAAATCTTTCATCAACGTTTCGATCCGGTCGCGTTCTTCCGCTGTCAAATTGCGCGCCGGCACGCGCACTCCGAGCAACGGCAATGTAATACCATAACCGGCATCGGCATGCGCGCCGCGCTTGACGTGATCTTCCGTCATGCCGATTTTTTCGCTAAAACCCTTGTCGTAAATCCAGCCGCCGATCACGCCGATCGAACCGGTGATGGTGTTGGGCCCGGCCACAATGGTGTCGCCATACATCGAAATCCAATACCCGCCGGAGCCGGCCACCTGACCTTGACTCACGATCACGGGCTTTTTCTCGCTGCATTTTTTCAGCGCTGCGGCGACCACGTCGCTCGCCATGCCGTCGCCGCCGGGCGAATCAACGCGAAAAACAACCGCTTTGATCGCGGGATTCTTGGCGAGATCCCGAAAAACTTTTTCCAGCCAACGTGCGCGAATGCCCTCATCCATGGCGCAGACGCCCAAGCCGTAAACCAGCGCAATCTTCGGCGGCTCGCCCCAGGCTTGCAAAGCTTCGGCTTGCTCCCGAAGGTCATTCGCTGAAATCGAGCGCAAAGCATTCCCCGTAAAACTTTTGATCACCTCGCTGAGCGCCGACCAGCGCGCCAGCGTATCGACGAGATGCGCTCGCAACGCCGATTCTGCCGTGAAAAGGGTTTCGTTGTCAATCAGTTGATCAAAACGTTCCGGCGTTAAACCGCGCGAGGCACACACCTCACGTTGCACCAATTCATACCAATCATCGACGAAATCCTGCAACTGTTCGCGATCGCCTTCAGACAGGCTGTCGCGACTGAGGCTTTCCATCGCAGACTTGTATTTGAAAAAGCGCCACTCGTCGAACCCCAGTCCCATTTTTTCGAGCGTGCCTTTCAAGTAGGTGCGGCCCAGAACGAACCCTTGCAGCGTGAGCATGCCCTCGGGGTCCAGCACGACTTTATCCGCGACACTTGCCAAATGATAGTCCGTCATCTCAGCGTTGTCGATGAAAATGATCAGCTTTTTGCCCGCCGCTTGCGCTTGCTTGAGCGCTTCGCGGATTTCCCAAGCATGCTCCGGCGCGATTTGCATGCCGGAAAGATTGAGCGCGAGCAATCCGATCTGCGGGTCTGCGGTTGCGGCGCGAATGTTGTTTAATACTTCGTAAAGCCGGTTCGTGTCTTTGTCAAACCAGACATACTTGTGATAATCCATCCGGCCTTTCAGGTTGATGGCGAGATAGCGTTTTCCCTTGCCGCTGGAAACAACACTTGGCTTCACGCCGCCGGCGCGAATCATGTAAGTATTGTAAGCGTGATCGCGTCCGGCATCAAAGTGCGCCTGCCCGCCAATGCCGCTTTTGCCGAAGTTGATTGTCATTCCCAGCGTGAAAGCCTCAGAGTCGAAGGTTCGCCCCACGAGATGCATCCCTTCCAACACTTGCAAAGCCGCGCCTGCGCTCCAGGGCGCCTCGGAAAGAGACATGCCGTTTTGTATCGCCGCATCAGCAAACAGCGTGAGCCGCGGCGTGCCGAGCGGGCGAATGCCGATTTCAGCGATGCCTTCACGATTGCTGCTTTCCGTGGAAAAATTGCCGATCAAGCCCAGCGAAAGAAAACGTGAGGGCCGTATGATCGAACCAACGGTGAACAACTTCTCCCGACCGAACGCGGCGCGATCGCCCGTTGACCAGTTGTAAGCCATGCCCAACGCAAATGCGCGCGACCCGAAGCCGCCGGCGAGGTTATACTCTGTGACGGCCAGGTCGCCGCGGTGCTGGCGTTGCGTCGAAAAACCCAATCCGCGCATGCCCCAGAAAAGCCCCCAGTCATTGAAAGAAGTAGCCTTCGTACCATCCGTTGACCAGAGAAAGCGCGTTTCACTTTGCCGGAGCATGGCCACATTCGCGGGATTGGTGAAACCCAGCAGGCCGTCATCAAAGGCGGCGGACGGCGCCAACAGAAACGCATGGCGTGCATGATAGCTCGTGAGAGGCTGCGCGAAAGTATTACCGGCGATCACCGCAAAAAAAAGCAAGGCAGCATTGATTGAATTTCTTTTCATGGCATTTTCTTCCCTAAAAAAGAAAACCGCCCGGGCGATTTCTCATCTTGTGCTGGAAGCGAAGCCAATAACCCTCCTCGCTTCAACAGACAAATCGTCCGGACGGTGGTATTTTGGGGCAAACATGAATTCGACAAAGCCGGAAAAACGATTACAGCAATTGCGACAAGGCATGCTGGGCGGCATTCTGCTCGGCGCGCTTTTTGGAATTGCCTACGCCCATGCCCATGGTGCGGTTTTGAATGCGGACTTCAACGGTGAAAATTTTGTTGTGATCAGGGCCTTCTTCGGAGAGCACGTTGTAGTAGGGCGTTCCCATGTTGCGGCTTTGCGAGAGTTCGAGCAGAATGCTTTTGAAGTTGCGATGCTGCTCTTCGCTTAGAATTTGCTCCATCTCGCTGAGCAACGTTTGCTTGATGAAGGCGCGCGCCTGCTCAATGCCGCCATCGAGATAAACCGCCCCGATCACGGCTTCATAAGCATCGGCGATAATCGAGGGCCGCACGCGACCGCCGGAAAAATCTTCCGACTCGCTCATCAGCACGAATTTGCCGAGATCGAGTTTGCGCGCGATGCGGGTTAGGATTTTGCGGCTGACCAGCAGGGATTTGATCGCCGTGATATCGCCTTCTTCTTTTTCCGGGAATTTGCGATAGAGGTATTCGGTGACGACGAGGCCGAGTACGGCATCCCCCAACAACTCCAGACGCTCGTTCGAGTGTGAACGGCGTTCATTGACTTGCGGCAGGTACGAGCGGTGCTTGAGCGCCTGCACCAGCAACTCCGCTCGGCGGAAGCGATAGTCGATGGTTTTGCAGAATTCCTTGATCTGCGCCGCGCTACCCGTCCCTCCCGTTTTTCCGTTCCTCCTGGTGAAAAACTGTCGGAGTAGACTCAGCATAACTTCAAAGCGTTGGCGGGAGATGGTTGCTTCACGAAACTCAATTGACAAATTTTCGCACCACAATCGTTACGTTGTGTCCCCCAAAGCCGAATGAGTTTGACAGAGCGACTTGCACGTCGCGATGAACGGCCTCATTCGGCGTGTAGTTGAGGTAACATTCCGGATCGGGCGTGATTTGATTGATCGTCGGATGAATAACATCATGCTTGCACGACAGCACCGTGAGAATGAACTCGATGGCGCCGGCCGCGCCCAGCAAATGCCCGATCATGGACTTCGTCGAACTGATGTTGAGTTGAGACGCCTGCTCGCCAAAAACCTGCGCGATGGCGTCTGTTTCGGCTTTGTCGTTTGCGGGCGTGGAGGTGCCGTGCGCATTGATATATTGCACCTCCTCCGGGGCCACGCCGGCTTCGGCCAAAGCCCGCTTCATCGCGCGAATCGCGCCCTCGCCGCCGGGCGCCGGTGCGGTGATGTGGTGCGCGTCCGCAGTGGAACCGACGCCCACAATCTCACCATTGATCTCAACGCCGCGACGCATGGCGCTTTCCAGCGCTTCCAAAACAATAATACCCGCGCCTTCGCCCATGACAAAGCCGTCGCGTTCTTTATCAAACGGGCGGCTGGCGCGCTGCGGATCATCGTTGCGGGTGGACAGCGCTTTCATCGCATTAAAACCGCCGACGCCCATGGGCGTGACCGCGGCCTCGCTGCCGCCGCAAATCATGACATCCGCCTCGCCGCGTTCGATGGCGCGAAAGCATTCGGCAATAGCATGCGAGCCGGAGGCGCATGCGGAGGTAATCGCGAAATTCGGCCCCTTGAACCCGTGTTGAATCGAAATGTGGCCGGCTGCCATATCTGAAATCATCATGGGAATGAAAAAGGGGCTTAATCGCGAAACGCCTTTTTCAAAATATTTTTCAAACTCTCGCTCGAACGTCGACAAGCCGCCGATACCCGAACTGACCACGACGCCGACGCGGGTTTTGTCAATGCGGGAATCATCGAGGCGCGCGGAGGCAATGGCTTCCGAGGCTGCCGCCACGGCAAATTGCACGAACGGATCCATCCGCCGCGTTTCTTTGCGCTCGATGTAATCGGTGGGATCAAAATTCTTGACTTCTGCGGCAAATTGCGTTTCGACGCCCGCAGCAACCGGGTCGAATTTCGCAATCCTGGCGACGCCGGATTTGCCGGCCAGGGCATTATCCCACAACGCGTTGACGGTATTGCCAAGCGGTGAGATCGCGCCGAGGCCGGTTACGACGACTCGTCTTTTTTGCATCTGCGTGTCAACATGATTGAACGACACAGTCAAGGTGATCT is part of the Cytophagia bacterium CHB2 genome and harbors:
- the fabF gene encoding beta-ketoacyl-ACP synthase II — encoded protein: MQKRRVVVTGLGAISPLGNTVNALWDNALAGKSGVARIAKFDPVAAGVETQFAAEVKNFDPTDYIERKETRRMDPFVQFAVAAASEAIASARLDDSRIDKTRVGVVVSSGIGGLSTFEREFEKYFEKGVSRLSPFFIPMMISDMAAGHISIQHGFKGPNFAITSACASGSHAIAECFRAIERGEADVMICGGSEAAVTPMGVGGFNAMKALSTRNDDPQRASRPFDKERDGFVMGEGAGIIVLEALESAMRRGVEINGEIVGVGSTADAHHITAPAPGGEGAIRAMKRALAEAGVAPEEVQYINAHGTSTPANDKAETDAIAQVFGEQASQLNISSTKSMIGHLLGAAGAIEFILTVLSCKHDVIHPTINQITPDPECYLNYTPNEAVHRDVQVALSNSFGFGGHNVTIVVRKFVN
- the rnc gene encoding ribonuclease III; the encoded protein is MLSLLRQFFTRRNGKTGGTGSAAQIKEFCKTIDYRFRRAELLVQALKHRSYLPQVNERRSHSNERLELLGDAVLGLVVTEYLYRKFPEKEEGDITAIKSLLVSRKILTRIARKLDLGKFVLMSESEDFSGGRVRPSIIADAYEAVIGAVYLDGGIEQARAFIKQTLLSEMEQILSEEQHRNFKSILLELSQSRNMGTPYYNVLSEEGPDHNKIFTVEVRIQNRTMGMGVGNSKKRAEQNAAQHALSQLL
- the sppA gene encoding signal peptide peptidase SppA, with the protein product MKRNSINAALLFFAVIAGNTFAQPLTSYHARHAFLLAPSAAFDDGLLGFTNPANVAMLRQSETRFLWSTDGTKATSFNDWGLFWGMRGLGFSTQRQHRGDLAVTEYNLAGGFGSRAFALGMAYNWSTGDRAAFGREKLFTVGSIIRPSRFLSLGLIGNFSTESSNREGIAEIGIRPLGTPRLTLFADAAIQNGMSLSEAPWSAGAALQVLEGMHLVGRTFDSEAFTLGMTINFGKSGIGGQAHFDAGRDHAYNTYMIRAGGVKPSVVSSGKGKRYLAINLKGRMDYHKYVWFDKDTNRLYEVLNNIRAATADPQIGLLALNLSGMQIAPEHAWEIREALKQAQAAGKKLIIFIDNAEMTDYHLASVADKVVLDPEGMLTLQGFVLGRTYLKGTLEKMGLGFDEWRFFKYKSAMESLSRDSLSEGDREQLQDFVDDWYELVQREVCASRGLTPERFDQLIDNETLFTAESALRAHLVDTLARWSALSEVIKSFTGNALRSISANDLREQAEALQAWGEPPKIALVYGLGVCAMDEGIRARWLEKVFRDLAKNPAIKAVVFRVDSPGGDGMASDVVAAALKKCSEKKPVIVSQGQVAGSGGYWISMYGDTIVAGPNTITGSIGVIGGWIYDKGFSEKIGMTEDHVKRGAHADAGYGITLPLLGVRVPARNLTAEERDRIETLMKDFYETFVAKVAQGRGMSVAQVKDIAEGRIFSGIDGKANGLVDEVGGMLTALAIAQQRAGIDPGHEIEVVEIPASKGLFNFSPGLPGVKTQMANDPILQFIKFMSERNGQPMPLLVPGMYPE